GAGACTAAGAGCAAACATGACTGTGCCTACCGGCGCTCGGCTTCCCTTTGCCTTTTATGTTGGCACCTCATCGACAGAACTGGCATCAGCTGTGGCCTCGTGAATCAATCAAGATAAATTACTGCAACTGGGCTTTCAAATCGCCTGCCCTGATGTGCTTTTGAGTGCTTCCATTTCATTGGTTAAAGCGCCTCTTGATTTACGCCTCTTTCATCTGAATGTTATGGTAGGTTACTCGGGAAGTGGAAACTGTGCCCGCACGAAGAGCAAGCTGTTGTGCTGCCACATGAAATCACACTGTAGAAAGGTGTTTTTATATGTTCCCTGATGCACCACGTTTAGATAATGCTGATATATTTTTCACAAAACTGAGCTGTCAATCAATATTTCCCAAAGCTACAGTCATTCTGTCTGACTTGTAGTAAATATTTGTGTTGAAAAACTGCAggaatgattaaaaaacagactTAATTTAAGACCAAATGTATTTTATAGTAGGATTTGTGATGTTTGAAAGAAAAACCACACATGCTTGTCATTACATAACTTATTTATTTCTCTCCAGTGTTACAGAAGTTGTTACAGAATAGCACTGCTGAATATTGGGTGTCCATTGTAATAGAGTTTCTGatttcagcagctgctttcacatttgaaaaaataatctcCACCTTGTGAATGACAGCACACAGAACAAAGGTTGaggtttgcctttttttttttccagttaagGCTGAAAACATGACTCATAAAACCCACATCCGAACACACTGCCACAAGagaaaactgtcaaaaatgtTAAGTAAGTAAACCGTTCCTTCTCATTCGCAGCATGCAacaatacacacatacaatacaatGAAGCTATGTGTACaatctgaaatgttaaaatttaATACGAATAAAAAGATTTTCACTATGGATGCACCAATATGTTTGTGCCGACAAATCGacgtcacagcaggaaaagcacatcTATGATTAATAACATTACTCATGTGTGCGTCACATTGAAGTGCCCCAGTTTGAGGGCCATGCTACTATGCACCATTAATCATTGGCATGGCTTAGAACTCTTAAAGAAAGGATGTGTCGACATCTGACACCTCTGTTACTCAAACCGGTGCTTTTCTTGCTCTGACAAGTCAGATTCTGCGTGAAAAAGGTCTGACACCTTACACTCACACCAGCTAAACGTAAACTGTGCTTCAGTGGATGAAAACATCTAATACTGCACACACTGGTGCCTCGAGCATGTGCGTTTAAAAAGCCAACAAAAAAAGAGGTATTGTTTAAGTGGCTTTGTCTGGTTATTAAATAGTACAGAAAAGGTTGCATCGCTGCTCAGTACCAGCAAGTAGAAACATGACAGTTGGTGCACCCCGAGTTTTCACAATCTTTTCTTTCAGCATGACGAAGCGAGCCGCGTCCTTCATAGGAAAGAGAATATGGTACGACAGAAACATGTTAAACAAGGGTTATTGCTAAAATGGTACACTGGTGTACGCTGACACAAAAACTGGCATTGATAACCGTTCCCAGCACAGTctgttcctctttgtcttcagcTCATCCAAATTTCAAGCTACATTTTGCATCACATTTCCCTTATTACTTCGCAACATTTTTACTCGATGTAATGATCCCTGTAGTTCGCAAATCTCATGTATAAACACAACGACCTGTTCCCCTTGCATAGTTCAGCATTAGATACAGTATATCACTTGGCTCCTGAAAGAAAAGCTCTGGAAATAATATACAGACATGCAGTGTCTGTAGATCTCTGAAACAATCCCTTAAACCCCTGCATGGGTACGTCACTGACCTCCACAAGTATTTGAGAGGTtccacatttaatttaatataacTAATAGCTGGATTAGATCTGCTCTTCTTAAAGCTTGCTTGAAGGAGTGTGATATTTTAAAGTCAGATCATAACATACCATCTCAGATCAATCTGGAGCCAGGTTGAGTGAAAACAGCTTGACTCCAGATGCTGGAAAGACAGTTTTAAATTAGTCAAAGATGTTTGCCTCTGGTATGTCTAACATTTTCAGACTGAAGAAGTTCAGGTATTGTACATTAAGATTGCTTGACTACAAACTGACAGTTACAGTATTGGTGAGAAATAATTCAAATGCTTGTGACGTTCGCTGCACATGTAAAACTTGCTGCTACTACAAGCACATGTACTTTAGGAGGATCATATGCCATaccataaagaaaaacacagattgtAACTATGGTGTAAAAATGCCCCCCAGTGCAAACCTTGGCTCTCATGACCAACAGCAAAATTAGAATCAAACAAGATAACTTAAAATATCCATTCCATGTAACAGACATCATTGTTTTCAGgaagaaacaagaaagaaaatgaatttttaGTAAGTAATGAATAAGAGGGTCATGATGGCAAACTGGCTTTTGGCCTTTCATTACAGTACCACTGACTATGGCTAATTACTACAGCAAGTGTGGATTTATATTAAATCTCTTTGACATCTGGACATGAGGTGAGCCACAGCCCACGACTCTAAACCGTGAGGGCAGCCTTGGAGGCTTTTGCGCAGATCACAGGAATACAGCAGCACACTTGCCTGGGTCCAGATCTTTGAATCCACCCACTCCACCAAAACGACCGATTTGAGTGTAACGAGGTGACAATTCTGTCTGACATCAGGCAAAGAGCAAACTGTATCTCTGCGGGAAAACACTTTAAGAAGCAGGATTTCACTTTGACGGGGAATATAATATTGACAGATTTTTTGGTGTTACTACCCAGATGGCCCTGAGAGGTTAAAGTTAAGGATCCCGGGGGATACTTTCCCTTTTTATAATTTGACCTAAATTTCATAATTCTTAAATCTATTAATTATTGACTAACTGAAGAGTCTTGATCCATGAAATCCTTCATCCCTCTTCTTTAGTGCTTCACAGTGGTGGATAATCAGCACAGATCTACTTAGACTGGACTGGTCTCTACCCAGGAGGCGACACTTTGTCCTGCATGATCCCTCCTTATTTGTGCTTCTCCCCCTCGCTGTAGACCTTGCGAAGGCTTGAATCCAGCAGGAAATCCACTGACCTACAGGGTGCAGAAAGTGGAAACATTGTGATCTTGAcatttgaatttttcatttaaataagtGAGGACTGTGTTTTCAAAGTCATGAATCTAAAGGATACATCCGTGTTAATCTATGTTTTTCTTATCgtcaacaaatcccacgaaaagaccaaaaccgaCAATGTGTTTAGTTCAACACTCCTTGTTCCTACTTGAGATTTACAGCTCACAAATacatggtttcattttcaaGGAAGGCTCAGCCATTTCCTAAAACAGTTTTTAGCAAACGTCGCTGAAACCGGAACAAACTGTAGGAGCTATTTTCAGCTCAAATTAGTACACAGTTGTTGCTTTActgagtatttccagcagcaggaacatgCAGAGGGAACATGTCACCtagtgcagcagtgtggcttttttatgcatttttaaattatttttggaGCTTTGGATTTTCACAGCAGCAATTGCGTGAGCAACTTAACCCTTAAAATCAAATCTTACATCACAGCCAACTTccatacaaagacacaaataccTGTCTATAGGTGTAATGATGAAGGGGATTGTAGAGAGGCCTATAGCCGTCGTGGTCCACTTGCGGACAGGCAGGGGCCACTTGGTGGTTCTGCCCAGCAGATATAGTGATGCGGCACACACACGGTTGATGGTGAAGCCCGGGATGATGACGGAGGCGAGGGCCTGCCACACAAACGTGTCCACCACTGCCACCGCCACCCGCGTCGTCTTCCCTGGGTTGTCCCCGTGAGCCTTCAGGGACACATGGAGGAACAGAAAAGGAGGGTGGTCACAgcaggtttttgtcttttcgatttctagtttctgttttctagcTTCTTTATTTAGGGACCCTGTTCTATTTGCTCTTAGCTCCcaggttttttgtcttgtgatcTACCTGCCTATATCTACTGTTTGTCACCAGATGCATACGCCCACCAGCTCTGACGGTGGGTGTTTATCCTAACTGAATTTGAATCATTTCTAGAGGCctgaagcagcacagcagaagcagaaaagagaggCACAACTTTATGGAGCAGAAATAtttttgtctgctttctgtTAATGCATCTCATGACCTCCTAGATTGATCCTGTAATCTCTTGTAGTGGCCCTGAATCCCCATGTTGTGAACCAGTGATCTAACAGATGTTAACCTAATATTTATCTATATGTCTTTCTAAAatcaaaataaccaaaaaatTGACCAATATGATTATTAATTAAGATGACAcatacaaccctgactccagaaaagttgggacgctgtgtaaaacatcaataaaacagaatgtgataatttgctgatgCTTTTTGGCCTAtaatcaattgaaaacagtgcaaagacaatatatttaatgttttatctcatcaactttttgtaaatacatgcatattctgaatttgatgccagcaacatgtttcaagcaAAGACAgggcgaggttcaccactttgttaAAAAACACGTGACTGTATAAAAGATATTACTACATGGCCTTGGGAAACATGCTTTGGGAACACTCTGTACACAAATGAttgcgttctgtttttatttaggtttcCACAACAATCGAACTTTTCTGGAATGGGGGTCATACGAATACTAATATCTTACCACAGCTGCTTTCTTCCCTTTGTCCACAGCATCAGCAGTAACGTACGCAGTGGCCACAGCATAGCTGCCCCATACCAAACTCACTGGCACCAGGGCACGAAAAGCCTCCCCAACCTCATTGGCGTATCCTGTGGgcatatacacacaaatgcagataAGACTTTAACCTTCTTACTCTCCTCTAAATGCATTATAACCTTAGCCAgattataaatacatttattttaaaaacaattgtAAGATTGGGGTATGCAACATCTGTAACATTTTCTCCAGCTCCATTTGGAAAATTATGCAAAACCTCTTCCACAAGGGCTGAATGACTCGCCCTTGGTTCTTTATTAAGGAGTCACCTGTGCCATACACCACAGTACATGTAAATCACTGGTAAAATTTACTTGTCACATGGGAAGTATTATCTTCGGTTCAATGACGGTGGTGAAGCCAAattcttgtctctgtctctgataCTGCTGGCACAAATGAGGCTCTTGTACAAAGACTATACTTTACTGTGCTACCAGTGTAGAAGAAAGGACTTACTTAAGAGCCAAGTAAAGTTAATCACAGCCAAGTAAACaacatttggtttattttctcctaaaaaatgtgtcagttaaataaaaacagaatattcaCTGGAAGTCAGTGTGGTACACACTTATCAGTTTTGAGGCTTCTAAGTCTTTATTCTCCACATAAGGCAATCAAATCAGGATTTGGTGAGGAAAGTGATAAGATTTAGATCCAGATTATAGACTTCTATTTCAATTTAATTAATCCTTGTAACTACTTAGTGGATTATCAAAACACCAAAGATTTTTATCTTGTGCATCGACCAAAATAATCActgtattcattcatattcattagTTAGGAGAAATCTCCTACAGCAACATCATTAGGTccttgaaacaaacaaatggtgCAATCATAGTTTGAGTATACACAATATATTCTAAAATGATTACGGTGATTAAAATACTGTCCAAAACAGTGTCTTGCAGGATTTCACAACTGTGGAGGAGCTTACAGGAAACAGGAtgcgcctttttttttttttttttttttttgctttatgaaTTTCATTGAGATTCAGCCTTCAGAGACATACAGAAGTGAATCATGCTTCCACGACTTCcgagagagcaagagagcaaatcacatgacagctttgttttcctttttcgACCACAACAATTTGAGCTTGTGTAACGTTTAgttgctgtttgctgcacaCCCAACATCCCGATGGAGAAATATGTGTATCACATTTGGAGGCGCAACAAGCAATACATTCCTGAGAACAGAGAAGACTAGAAGTTGAGTTAAATTTACACTGTGCAAAGTCctaaaaaatgtgaaagttaAGTGGTACAGTAAAAAATATCTATTTGGATGTGATGTACTCGTTATGTCTATATGAAACAATGAAACCCTTCTAATACTGGGTTTGTACTGTAAAGAGTAAAATTTAAGGACTTTCAAGGAATCTAAACCAAAAAATTCCAGACTCTTAAAGCCTTTATCACCACATCTAAATACAATACATGCAAATTGCAAAACTAAAGTTTACCAAATTCCTTGATACCGTCATCAATCAATGTATAttgtcactttattttattttagtttattttaccATCTGTTTTTATGAACTTTGATTGTATGTTCTGATCATGATTATTCATAGTGCAGATCAAACACCAGATTGTGTTCGGaatcaagcatttttcaaaaagTACATTCAAATTCAACCATGTTTCCAACTTCGATAACATGACCATTAAAATTAGGCATTTTCCAGACTTTGAAAACTTTGTGCGAACCCTACTACTACTGTAACAAATCAAAACGTCTGCGGGGAACAGACTGGCAAAGAGAACGAGACAACTTTATGGAACTCGGTCCTAGCTCTCGGCTGCTGGTTAATATTGTAGCAGTGAAATTGGCAGTAAAGTAACTACTGGATCTGGAACTCCAGAGGCACTTGTGAGCACAAGGTGATAAGGAGCTGTACTGGtataataaaacatgataaCAAGTAGAGCCCAGATAAGATATCTTTCGGCAAGGCACTTcgttaataataataaaatacaccGTGCCCTGGCATATAGGCTGGGTTCCAATTCTGGCCCATGAGCAAAGGCTTCAGATTACACTTTGTGATTCACTGTTTGTCCTCAGCCCAGGGCGAAggtgtgctgcagagacagtgtgtgtgttcacaagaTGATAAAGGCAGGACAACCAGAAGAGATGAGGATTGAACGAGAGAGCAGGGTGAGAGCAAGGTGTGACGGCTCGTTTGGTGACTAATATAAGAAAGGATCAGAGATGCCCAATAACTGGCAGCCAGAATAGGAGAAACATAAAGATGAACTGTCTGCCCAACAACCACATTCAGGCTCTGATCTACagcttgccactgctgctgtaTTATTTACCATTAGTGGAGTTTTAAAATGATGTGGGATACTACATCACCTCGAAGACATCAGGCAATCCTACCTCTGCTCTAACAATATCCACATACAATTAGCCTGCTGTATATCTCCACCGAAGAACTTTGGTTTAAAAAGGGCTTTCAGATCCATCAGGCTCTTGGGCCCAATAATACGCATTTCCAAAATGCCCGTGTCAGTGAATAAGTACACAAACATAAGGGGAAGTGAACTCCTCAGGAGAGACATCTGACGGCTGCAATGATTTCTGGACTTCCCAGCTCATTCAGTTGGATAAAACAGCCACATTTAAGGTTAAATCTGGTCTTTGTTACATAACCAGTACACAGTTTTTCCACAGCAGTAAAAAATAATCTTTTCCAGGCATGCTAGTGAGTTATGGGGGAATCCAGTGCTGCGAAGAAACTGATTCTTTGCAAAAATTTGTAACGAGGCATGACATATTAAGTAAccattttaataaagaaaatacagtaTGCATAGTATTATactaatatacagtattaatgtacaaaaatgacaagtatgaaaagaaatgcaacattaaaatttaaactCCTACATAAAAATGGCTTTGCATTTGAAATCTGCTTTACACCATACATTGTActatatttttcacatttgtttaaaaaaaatatggctCATAGTCGGACTAAAGTCACACAAATATCAGACACTGATCCTGCATCAACCCTTTTCAATATCTGTTTACAAGCTGGTAAATGTAGAGAGAGATATATGACAGCGCATACAGGATTTAAAATGAGAGCAAACAGATTATGCTTCTGGAGGGGATAAACTGTTTTTCAGGACATTGCATGGTCACTGCTGGTCAATGTAAGCtgtgtggaggagcagcagattAAGGCATGTACACCAGGGAAACAGCCTGCACGGTGGCAACTGCTGCAGTGTAAATGCCCTTCAGCATTTTTCCTCTGTTCATGCCCTTCACAGATGGCAGCTGACTGTGTGACAGAGGAACGACCCTCGTGTTTCCATTAGAGGACAACAAGGGAAACAAGAAATGATACTAAGTTTTTTCTACAACAGTGTGCCGGTATTCAGTCTGGTCTTGCCTCCGGGCGTTTCTTCGTGGCTGTGTGAGTCACTGCCTCAACTTGCTTAACAACTACATTCACTGAGGCAGGGCTGAGCTACAGGGACAACTCTAACGCAATAGGTAACATTAGTCAGCCGCTTGCGTttaatacacataaaaacaaaagcacgaAATTGTTGTCCTGACTTGGACTTCGCCCATTACGTGCTGTGGTGACAAAATGTCCTTAACCAGTTTGCTATAAATAGAATTTTAACAGAGAAGTTAGCCAGCTATGCTAACCTTTAGCAAGCTAGCGCACGACTTCAGGGTCATGACAGCTCCAGTGTAACGTTAACTGTGTTCTGTAACGTTACAGTTACCGTTGGTTTGTTACGGTACGTTCAGGACTGAGCTACCACAAGTAAAGCAGTATAATAATACATACCCAGGAAGCGGACCCATGTGTCGCGGTAAATGTCGACCGTTTTGCTTGGTTTTTCTTCAACTGGATCCATACCTTCCTGCCTTTACTCCATCCCCGTGTGCTGTACTACATAAACTCGTTGCGAGGATCGTAGGAAACCCGACACACAACAGGGGCAGTGAAGGGGGCGTGATCTTAACTACAGCATCCAACCATGGATGTATactcagaggctgcaggaacATCCACCCCCGCAGGTCGACACAGGGCGGCAGCAAAACTACTTTTTTCCTCCGCTTTATGTGTGTTGTGGCTTTCATGTGTAAAGCAGTGAAATAATTATACCCCCCCACCTTTTCACTATGAGAGTTTTAGAATGACTGAAAGTCcacagttgtgtgtttgtacttgaTGGGAACTAAAACAACAGAATGCATGCAAAATACAGGCAGAGCATTGTTAGGTTCCTTTGTAAGACACCATCTTGCActtttaacattattattattccacaGCTTCTGTGGCGCACACAGACAAAATTCATAACAGATCTGTTGGAAAAGTTTGAATAttgaaacaaagggaaaaaagttGGCACTTCAAGGGTAGATTAAGAAGATGGGTTATCAATAGATGAGAGAAGCGATTAAATAAGTGCCAAAGGCTGCATTTTCCtgcatttgaaattaaaaactgacaagCTCTATTTCAGTCATATAAGGTGACAGTACTTAAAATTAGGTGCAGTATAGACCATGAATGTTCGAGAAATTTAAGTAGGGAAGATGCAGAAGAATACGTAGATTATTACCAGGATTAGGATTGTCAAAATATCATAACATAGCTCATTACAGCTCTGTTGCAGCGGCACACGTCCAGTTTAATAAgttaattgattcatttttacAATAGAACGGTCTAAAATAAGAGTACGGCGAAGCCAATAAAAAGCGTGCATTCTGATTGGCAATCGAAAGGACCAATCGTGACGAGCCATGCAACACAGTAACCCAATGGGAAGGAAGCTGACTGAGTTGGTGGGATGAGTGTTGACCCACGATGGCCGCCGTCAGCAGGAGTCATCGTTACAGGGAGTCCAAAACACCATTCAAACGGAAAATAATGTCGTTTAAATCACACTGGATTTTcgcttttcttatttttgccGCGAGCCGGTGTTTTGCCGAAGATGATCACGAGATGGAAGAGTTTTTGAAGCGGGAGTATTCCCTTTCCAAGCCTTACCAAGGTACCCGTTATACACTCCTTTCAGTGTTACCGTAGTACTGATTCACAGGGGCAGGGGACAGATGTTTCCAGAATAATTCATGTAACGATCAAATTACATGCTTGAGCTCATGTTCTCCTAAAATaccttgttttgtctttcaacGTTATCGTCCTTCAGATGAAATCTTGCTGCTGTATCGTTCAGCCAACCATACACTTATATTATTATCCATATGCGCCATGTTTAATTACCTGACATTGTGCTTCATTAAAGACATTGTGGGTGCTTTTTCTCACGCTTACCGATGTTTTGTTCATTAACAAAGCAGGGGCGCTTTGGCGTCAGGCTCAATGACCACCATTGTGCTGTGTCAGCTTTTCTCATGATGGTACTATTTGTGTGCTCAGGTGTGGGATCGTTAGGCTCCGCCCACTGGGAGTTGATGGGGGATGCCATGGTAACCACCGACCAGGTGCGCCTCACACCTGACATGCAGAGCAGGCAGGGGGCGGTATGGAGCCGCATTGTGAGTACACATTAACTTGTACTAGTAAGTTGAAGCATTACTGTCTTGTGATAAGCCAGTGTTGTATttcaaaaacagctgttgtagCTGATATAGTCACCGTAACCGCCAGGAGACGCAGGGTGCACTGAGGGGGGTTAGGGTtcaccaagctaaaactaatgaagtcaaataaaaacagccttGCAATGTATCCCACCCATCCCACTTACAATGCAGCACCCTTGTTAACCAGCAGtccccccctctccatccctcaATGGCCTGGTTAAGCTGTTAGTCCAGTCTGCCTGcctcattgatcctttatctgactgaggtttgtgcagcTTAGAATCTATGGCCCCGACcacggctctgaaatatcagcagcctaactgtgctgtgtattgataaatccatggcgCTGCCCGTGATGCTGAAGAAGCAGATGGATTTGTAATTGCACCTTTTTCCTCTTAGTCCAACACTTCTGTCAGCTTTGTCTTTGATCTGTAATATTCTTTAAAGTATTTATTATGAGTACTTCATTCTGTACTAGATTGTAGCCTTTATACTCTATAGAATGTCACCTTCATGATCGAGGTGACAAATAGCCATATGTTCCTGTTCATGGTTCGACTAATTACGTCTAGGTCAGGTCCTCTGGTTTTCTAtctcttatttttttctgaaatgtttctaGCCTGTTTGTTGGAGTGCACATAGAGAATGGCTTTAGTAGCTGTATCTCAGTGGCTTTAtttaacctgtgtgtgtgtttctagcCTTGCCATCTGAAGGACTGGGAGATGCAGGTACACTTTAAGATTCACGGGCAAGGAAAGAAGAATCTGAACGGTGATGGGTTGGCCATTTGGTACACTAAGGAACGCATGCAGAAAGGTAAACGCTGTAAGACATTTTAATTATCTATTGTGTATGAAAcaaatttatatatattattaacactctgtcttttttattcttttacagGTCCTGTATTTGGAAATATGGACAACTTCACTGGCttgggtgtgtttgtggacaCATATCCAAATGAGGAGAAACACCTGGAGGTATGCACTGCTTAGATCTCATATGTCATGGAAAAGTAAAACTGGCTTAATAGCAATCTCAAGCCACGGACAAATGCTCTTGCAGATTTGTGTAAAAGGGCtgtctttgtgttcttttgtgcaACCATTTGGAGACAGGCGCAGAAGAAAAGATACACTCCTCGCACACAGGTAACTGGAACATTTTGGAACATTTGATCCCAACCCAATGTGTAATCTCACTGGTCCtcagcaaaatctgaaaacGATAAATGCAGACAACTCTAGAAAATAAAGCATGCAACTGAAAGTGACTTTTTGAAATTCTAAATAAAGAACAGTATCATTTCCTCCGACTACGTCAGAGATTTTTTGACGATTCAAATAGTGACGTGAAAATACAGTCTAAATATATACTGCTGCAGATCTCACTATGATGGAATGCAATGCAGATTACTAAGATTTTAATGAGATTAATAACTAATGAGATtttaaaacatcatattttctaaactcttcatatgttttgtgtgcaaaaatcaGAATTTGTAaggtaactagtaactaaagctgtcggATAAATGTAGTGTAGTGGAGTGTAGTGTTTCCtcatctctctgtttccctccttTGACCACAAGAGGATCTTCCCCTTCGTCCTGGCCATGGTTGGGAACGGCACCATCAGCTACGACCACGAGCGGGACGGCCGGCCCACAGAGCTGGGTGGCTGCAACGCCATGGTGCGCAACCTCAAACAAGACACCTTCCTCTTCATCCGATACGTCCGCCGCAGGCTCACGGTGAGAGACGCACACCCCGCGCTGTGATCTCCGTCTTCAGTTATCCACAACAATAACACGCTTAGGACA
The Chelmon rostratus isolate fCheRos1 chromosome 19, fCheRos1.pri, whole genome shotgun sequence DNA segment above includes these coding regions:
- the mtfp1 gene encoding mitochondrial fission process protein 1, translated to MDPVEEKPSKTVDIYRDTWVRFLGYANEVGEAFRALVPVSLVWGSYAVATAYVTADAVDKGKKAAVAHGDNPGKTTRVAVAVVDTFVWQALASVIIPGFTINRVCAASLYLLGRTTKWPLPVRKWTTTAIGLSTIPFIITPIDRSVDFLLDSSLRKVYSEGEKHK
- the lman2la gene encoding lectin, mannose-binding 2-like a, which translates into the protein MAAVSRSHRYRESKTPFKRKIMSFKSHWIFAFLIFAASRCFAEDDHEMEEFLKREYSLSKPYQGVGSLGSAHWELMGDAMVTTDQVRLTPDMQSRQGAVWSRIPCHLKDWEMQVHFKIHGQGKKNLNGDGLAIWYTKERMQKGPVFGNMDNFTGLGVFVDTYPNEEKHLEAQKKRYTPRTQRIFPFVLAMVGNGTISYDHERDGRPTELGGCNAMVRNLKQDTFLFIRYVRRRLTVMIDIDGQHEWRDCLDIPGVRLPQGYYFGATAITGDLSDNHDIISLKLYQLTVFKSKTEEEEEEEEITIPSVDNIELLRLSQTEEGMSGIAIFFTVLFSMLGCIFLIVIGLVVYSHWNESRRKRFY